Proteins encoded by one window of Coregonus clupeaformis isolate EN_2021a unplaced genomic scaffold, ASM2061545v1 scaf1571, whole genome shotgun sequence:
- the LOC121542485 gene encoding probable polypeptide N-acetylgalactosaminyltransferase 8 → MAAGILYITSIKREVHSHGERLQRAHQNDSVRGQDMLKRLEKMEAHIEKLVKSINNGISLKEGQAVKAPEVKKERKVVKKLYPNSALFTSWGDELSEEEQKEAEGLFQMYGYNAFLSDRLPLNREIPDTRDPKCANHQYPHDLPTISVVLIYLDEALSIIKRAVRSIIDKTPQRLLKDIILVDDHSSNEDLKEKLDVYISFIQEERPGLVKRVRHSEQLGLTQARLSGWREAEGDVVAILDAHIEVHVEWAEPLLARIKEDRTLVLTPVFDKVHFDDLTVSRYWPAADAFDWALWCMYESFRPEWYALKDESQPGKSPSIMGILVVDRLFFGEIGALDGGMKIYGGENVELGIRVWLCGGSVEVIPCSKIAHIERAHKPYLPDLSITMKRNALRVAEVWMDEYKHNVNIAWNLPLKDHGIDIGDVSERKKLRKRLNCKPFQWYLDNVYPMLDPLGDLLGYGALVNDLKTDLCIDQGPVPGNTPIVYGCHYFGPQNCYYRASGEIYIGGIKSHKYNSNRCLVDTGTRTPGLYECKVAKQKGFHMLWDFQQGKDIQNRQTKRCLEIASGDDTYYKLIIQECSGQHWKIQNLIKDF, encoded by the exons TGAAGTCAATCAACAACGGGATCAGTCTGAAAGAGGGGCAGGCTGTGAAGGCTCCCGAGGTCAAGAAGGAGAGGAAGGTGGTGAAGAAGTTGTACCCCAACTCAGCTCTGTTTACAAGCTGGGGTGACGAGCTCTCAGAGGAGGAGCAGAAAGAGGCAGAGGGGCTGTTTCAGATGTATGGATACAATGCCTTCCTGAGTGACAGACTACCCCTGAACAGGGAAATCCCTGATACTCGCGATCCTAA GTGTGCTAATCACCAGTACCCCCATGACCTGCCCACCATCAGCGTGGTGTTGATCTACTTGGACGAGGCCCTGTCAATAATCAAGAGAGCCGTCCGCAGCATCATAGACAAGACCCCCCAACGCCTGCTCAAAGACATCATACTGGTGGATGACCACAGCTCCAATG AGGATCTAAAGGAGAAGTTGGACGTCTACATCAGCTTCATCCAAGAAGAGCGTCCGGGCCTGGTGAAGAGAGTGAGACACTCAGAGCAGCTCGGTCTCACACAGGCCCGCCTCTCAGGGTGGAGGGAAGCTGAAGGAGATGTGGTGGCCATCTTGGATGCCCACATAGAGGTCCATGTGGAATG GGCGGAGCCTCTGTTAGCTCGGATAAAGGAGGACCGCACGTTGGTGTTGACACCGGTGTTTGACAAAGTCCATTTCGATGACTTGACAGTCTCACGTTATTGGCCTGCTGCAGACGCCTTTGACTGGGCCCTGTGGTGTATGTACGAGTCCTTCAGACCTGAGTGGTACGCCTTGAAAGATGAGTCACAGCCAGGAAA GAGCCCCTCCATTATGGGCATACTAGTGGTTGATCGCCTGTTCTTTGGGGAAATTGGTGCTCTCGACGGTGGTATGAAGATCTATGGAGGTGAAAATGTTGAACTTGGCATTCGG GTGTGGCTGTGTGGTGGAAGTGTTGAGGTCATACCTTGTTCTAAAATAGCCCACATCGAGAGGGCCCATAAACCCTATCTCCCCGACCTGAGCATTACAATGAAGAGGAATGCTCTGAGAGTGGCTGAGGTCTGGATGGATGAATACAAACATAATGTCAACATCGCCTGGAACCTCCCACTGAAG GACCATGGCATAGACATTGGGGATGtttcagagaggaagaagttGAGAAAGAGGTTGAACTGCAAGCCCTTCCAGTGGTATCTGGACAACGTGTATCCCATGTTAGACCCCCTGGGTGACTTGCTTGGTTATGGAGCT ctggtcaatgacctgaagacgGATCTCTGTATAGATCAGGGCCCAGTTCCAGGGAACACACCTATTGTGTATGGCTGCCATTATTTTGGTCCACAG AACTGTTATTATCGAGCCAGTGGGGAAATCTACATTGGAGGCATCAAGTCTCACAAGTACAACAGTAATCGCTGTCTGGTGGACACTGGCACTCGAACCCCAGGACTGTATGAGTGCAAGGTGGCCAAGCAGAAGGGATTCCACATGCTCTGGGACTTTCAACAG GGAAAAGACATCCAGAATAGACAGACAAAGAGATGTCTGGAGATTGCCTCAGGGGACGACACCTACTACAAGCTCATCATTCAGGAGTGCAGTGGGCAGCACTGGAAAATACAGAATCTGATAAAAGACTTCTGA